In one window of Oleidesulfovibrio alaskensis DSM 16109 DNA:
- the moaA gene encoding GTP 3',8-cyclase MoaA has translation MSTLHHAFSGNVPQAAGPAAAERFSDEYGRQVSYLRLSVTDRCNLRCMYCWTCDGLSFIPHDSILKYEEMLQLVDAAVGMGVEKVRLTGGEPFVRKDFLFLVESLVRRHPSLDVRITTNATLLAGKVAALRDLGVRYVNISLDTFERERFRRVAGRDMLRHVRRALDEVLEHGIGLKLNAVALRGFNDDELPVFLNFARRNAVDVRFIEFMPMGGCTRWSQENFWPASDILETARRHADLTPVEGRSRRSGPARLYSIEGGKGRFGLITPLSDHFCKSCNRLRITPDGRLRTCLFSDKEYRLRPLIRHPRLGMSAVMKVMRLAAQRKPLGYRMLEQLHADGSVAEKRMSAIGG, from the coding sequence ATGAGCACCTTGCATCACGCTTTTTCCGGCAATGTGCCGCAGGCTGCCGGTCCGGCAGCGGCGGAACGGTTTTCCGACGAATACGGCAGGCAGGTGAGCTATCTGCGTCTTTCTGTCACAGACAGGTGTAATCTGCGCTGCATGTATTGCTGGACCTGTGACGGTCTTTCCTTCATTCCCCACGACAGCATACTTAAATATGAAGAAATGCTTCAGCTGGTGGACGCGGCCGTGGGCATGGGCGTGGAAAAGGTGCGCCTGACAGGCGGCGAACCGTTTGTCCGCAAGGATTTTCTGTTTCTTGTGGAATCGCTGGTCAGGCGGCATCCTTCGCTGGATGTGCGCATAACCACAAATGCCACGCTGCTGGCGGGCAAAGTGGCTGCTCTGCGTGATCTGGGTGTGCGGTATGTGAATATTTCGCTGGATACGTTCGAGCGCGAACGGTTCCGCCGTGTGGCGGGGCGCGATATGCTGCGCCATGTGCGTCGGGCGCTGGATGAAGTGCTGGAACACGGCATAGGGCTGAAGCTTAACGCAGTGGCCCTGCGCGGCTTCAATGACGATGAACTGCCTGTTTTTCTTAATTTTGCGCGGCGTAATGCCGTGGACGTGCGGTTTATCGAGTTTATGCCCATGGGCGGCTGCACACGCTGGTCGCAGGAAAATTTCTGGCCTGCATCCGACATTCTGGAAACAGCCCGCAGACACGCGGATCTGACGCCGGTGGAAGGGCGCAGCAGACGCAGCGGGCCTGCCCGTTTGTACAGCATCGAAGGCGGCAAAGGGCGTTTCGGCCTTATCACGCCGCTTTCAGACCACTTCTGCAAATCGTGCAACAGACTGCGCATAACACCTGACGGCAGGCTGCGCACCTGTCTTTTTTCCGACAAGGAATACCGTCTGCGGCCGCTTATCCGCCATCCCCGTCTGGGAATGTCCGCCGTGATGAAGGTCATGCGGCTGGCCGCGCAACGCAAACCGCTGGGCTACAGGATGCTGGAACAGCTGCATGCCGACGGTTCCGTGGCGGAAAAGCGCATGTCCGCCATCGGCGGTTGA
- a CDS encoding molybdenum cofactor guanylyltransferase, with protein MSAPHAAVSAPVGVVLAGGLSARMGSDKRGVRLFGDSEPDLLTRSAALLEQVTGEVWISVRDGLPLTGGYLRLRDEEEGMGPLGGIMTALRAAQDAVLVLSCDLPFMERPVLEKLLAARAQRPAGTLMTTFVQQETGYIEALVAVYEFGALEWFRRAAERGVYKVSRVVPQELQHRVAYSREESLPFFNVNYPADLEMARRVIRALTT; from the coding sequence ATGAGCGCGCCGCACGCTGCCGTATCGGCGCCCGTGGGAGTGGTGCTTGCCGGCGGGCTGAGTGCGCGCATGGGCAGTGATAAGCGGGGCGTGCGGTTGTTCGGCGACAGCGAGCCGGACCTGCTGACGCGCAGTGCGGCACTGCTGGAGCAGGTGACCGGCGAGGTATGGATAAGCGTGCGCGACGGGCTGCCGCTGACGGGCGGCTACCTGCGGTTGCGTGACGAAGAGGAAGGCATGGGACCGCTGGGAGGCATAATGACCGCGCTGCGCGCCGCACAGGATGCCGTGCTGGTGCTGTCGTGCGATCTGCCTTTTATGGAAAGGCCCGTGCTGGAAAAGCTGCTTGCCGCACGGGCACAGCGGCCCGCAGGGACGCTTATGACCACGTTTGTACAGCAGGAGACAGGCTATATCGAGGCTTTGGTGGCGGTATACGAATTCGGCGCACTGGAATGGTTCCGCCGCGCTGCGGAGCGCGGGGTTTACAAAGTGAGCCGGGTGGTGCCACAAGAGTTGCAGCATCGCGTCGCATACTCGCGGGAGGAATCCCTGCCCTTTTTCAATGTGAATTATCCGGCGGATCTGGAAATGGCCCGCCGCGTCATACGGGCACTGACAACATGA
- a CDS encoding formate dehydrogenase accessory sulfurtransferase FdhD: MSGTDGGAVPRNVGVRRYSDGSWHMVDDVLSREVPVSVRVDGGERHMLWAWPENLHDLAAGHALLDMGLCGAAVKVQQVEEFSFLVSASGEQRCPADADAGTLDAQSLMTCMGDFMGAAGLWDGTGCFHRAGVLDAASRTVLHRAEDIGRHNCIDRLAGWAARKNVCPSGLVMLVSARVTASLCAKAMRAGFRFIVSRSAVTTASVDMAASAGVTLVGFARDRERRFTVFTDAAARVLD, encoded by the coding sequence ATGTCGGGCACAGATGGCGGGGCTGTGCCCCGCAATGTGGGGGTGCGCCGCTACAGCGACGGCAGCTGGCACATGGTGGACGATGTTCTGAGCCGTGAAGTGCCGGTGAGCGTGCGTGTGGACGGCGGAGAACGGCACATGCTGTGGGCATGGCCCGAAAACCTGCACGATCTGGCGGCAGGCCATGCCCTGCTGGATATGGGGCTGTGCGGGGCGGCCGTGAAGGTGCAGCAGGTGGAAGAGTTTTCGTTCCTTGTCTCTGCATCGGGTGAACAGCGGTGTCCGGCAGATGCCGATGCGGGAACCCTTGACGCGCAGTCGCTGATGACGTGCATGGGTGACTTTATGGGCGCCGCCGGGCTGTGGGACGGCACGGGCTGTTTTCACCGTGCCGGAGTGCTGGATGCCGCCAGCCGCACCGTGCTGCACCGTGCGGAAGATATCGGCAGGCACAATTGTATCGACAGGCTGGCCGGCTGGGCTGCCCGGAAAAACGTCTGTCCTTCCGGTCTGGTCATGCTGGTCTCCGCGCGGGTTACGGCAAGCCTGTGCGCCAAGGCCATGCGTGCAGGATTCCGGTTCATCGTCAGCCGGTCGGCCGTTACCACGGCCTCGGTGGACATGGCGGCTTCGGCCGGTGTCACGCTGGTCGGTTTTGCCCGCGACAGGGAGCGGCGTTTCACCGTGTTTACCGATGCCGCAGCACGGGTGCTTGACTGA
- a CDS encoding formate dehydrogenase accessory protein FdhE has product MNFDLEKERRGLDRKLEALRKKEFIPAALLDIVARTAQLQLEARAKVQVTLPAGLTAADTHAQGAPLLPREHFPYDKAVTAETFGKLLALMAASGGSMAAGAQALHKALEAREFSLEEACSALLQDDQLFFADWSARMPEAPSFVRFLVQGSMVPSLMAVSDLLAQQRDTASVWAHGHCPHCGSMPLVASLKQKEGFRYLTCSLCRHEYRAKRLQCPFCGEDDHKKLEYFKAEGEPGFEVHVCRSCHCYLKTSDFREMDRQSVPVLDDLESLALDILAREQGFVRPTQSAWGF; this is encoded by the coding sequence ATGAATTTTGATCTGGAAAAGGAACGCCGCGGGTTGGATCGCAAACTGGAAGCATTGCGGAAAAAAGAATTCATTCCCGCCGCGTTACTGGATATTGTAGCCAGAACCGCGCAACTGCAGCTTGAAGCACGGGCCAAAGTGCAGGTGACGCTGCCCGCCGGACTTACTGCGGCCGATACCCACGCACAGGGTGCCCCCCTGCTGCCGCGTGAACATTTTCCCTATGACAAGGCGGTCACCGCCGAAACGTTCGGTAAACTGCTGGCGCTGATGGCCGCATCGGGCGGATCCATGGCGGCAGGGGCGCAGGCGCTGCACAAGGCGCTTGAGGCCCGTGAGTTTTCGCTGGAAGAAGCCTGCAGTGCCCTGCTGCAGGACGACCAGCTGTTTTTTGCCGACTGGAGCGCCCGCATGCCGGAAGCTCCCAGCTTTGTGCGGTTTCTCGTGCAGGGCAGCATGGTACCTTCGCTTATGGCCGTTTCCGACCTGCTGGCGCAGCAGCGTGACACTGCGTCCGTGTGGGCGCACGGGCACTGTCCGCATTGCGGTTCCATGCCGCTTGTGGCCTCGCTTAAGCAGAAAGAGGGCTTCCGCTATCTTACCTGCTCGCTGTGCCGCCACGAATACAGAGCCAAAAGACTGCAGTGTCCTTTCTGCGGCGAAGACGACCACAAAAAGCTCGAATACTTCAAGGCAGAGGGTGAACCGGGGTTTGAGGTGCATGTGTGCCGCAGCTGCCACTGCTACCTGAAAACATCGGATTTCCGCGAGATGGACCGGCAGTCCGTTCCTGTGCTGGATGATCTGGAATCGCTGGCACTGGATATCCTTGCCCGTGAACAGGGCTTTGTCCGGCCGACCCAGTCTGCATGGGGGTTCTGA
- the msrB gene encoding peptide-methionine (R)-S-oxide reductase MsrB → MKPNYILLLGFAAVFSYLSFVTCSAAQSGAHTPQNTPAVSGKTWHGSTLPDKEELKAKLSPLQFAVTQHDETEPPFKNEYWDNKQPGIYVDIVSGEPLFSSTHKYDSGTGWPSFYQPLAAGHIVEKEDRGLFFTRTEVRGRLADSHLGHVFSDGPPPTGLRYCINSAALRFIPADALDKEGYGEFRYLFDQ, encoded by the coding sequence ATGAAACCAAACTATATACTTTTACTTGGTTTTGCCGCTGTGTTCAGTTATTTGTCATTCGTTACCTGTTCCGCTGCGCAGTCAGGTGCACATACACCGCAGAACACACCGGCCGTCAGCGGAAAAACATGGCACGGCAGCACCCTGCCGGACAAAGAAGAACTGAAGGCAAAGCTGAGTCCTCTGCAGTTTGCAGTAACGCAGCATGACGAAACAGAACCGCCGTTTAAAAACGAATACTGGGATAACAAACAACCCGGAATTTACGTGGATATAGTTTCCGGAGAACCTTTGTTCAGTTCGACCCACAAGTACGATTCCGGTACAGGGTGGCCCAGCTTTTACCAGCCGCTTGCAGCCGGACACATTGTGGAAAAAGAAGACCGCGGCCTGTTCTTCACCCGTACGGAAGTACGCGGCAGACTGGCCGATTCGCATCTGGGGCATGTTTTCAGCGACGGACCGCCTCCCACGGGCCTGCGCTACTGCATCAACTCTGCAGCGCTCAGGTTCATACCGGCAGACGCACTTGACAAGGAGGGCTATGGAGAATTCCGGTACCTTTTCGACCAATGA
- a CDS encoding methyl-accepting chemotaxis protein, with protein sequence MKLGWKLSLPQIVIVLALGVASYTVISSSFERMQEKFVSSMVTDVFHAVDSGIDTAGTSALALAAAFSRQPEVIAAFQLAHSGNINDENSPQGQAARDMLRKSMAPALAGYENSTGRKMQLHYHLPNGRSLVRLWRKKQVQRNGVWTDVSDDISSFRNTVLDVNRTGNPVQGIELGRGGFVVRGVAPVKGPDGKALGSVETLVPFDPILEASSGHGTSLSLFMNKDQLSVARSLNDPQKYPLTGDSFVLVSGHDNAALLEDVDTQLLEEGKTGLAVRRHGTQALATHPVRDYRGQQVGVLVCALDLSEFVAIKAYSSNMLAAALAVILVLPAVASFILLRRFIIRPVSLMVDKIKDIAEDRANFDDRLHDSQKDEIGDLARWFNTLMNKLGLMMTDMQRYVDVLNTVPDPIFAVDEEYNIIMANKATQDFLGLDTNKLKDCNCHDQFSTEVCQTERCPIEMAKKVNGPVKADIMSIDRDGQTLYVKPSADVLRDAQGRKMGYVEVASNVTDLVHSQNAIEEQLARISKVNEATREAASQVTDTTHQLSGEFEQINSGILTQQQRVTETATAMEQMNATVMEVARNASAAAQQTADTRDQALEGARIVGESVNAILRVQQQTAALKEVMQNLGSRAEGIGQVMTVIRDIADQTNLLALNAAIEAARAGDAGRGFAVVADEVRKLAEKTMSATHEVGDAISAIQDGAQESIRNVDTTTEMVGNASQLAEQSGAALNKIVELVNLSSSQVDAIATAAEEQSAASEQIRSAMDEVNHIANEVAERMGESSNSVHSLSELASQLDMLSKS encoded by the coding sequence ATGAAGCTCGGCTGGAAGTTGTCCCTCCCCCAGATAGTTATCGTGCTGGCCCTCGGTGTCGCCAGTTACACCGTCATCAGTTCTTCGTTTGAGCGCATGCAGGAAAAATTCGTCTCCTCCATGGTGACGGATGTCTTTCACGCCGTTGATTCAGGCATCGACACGGCCGGAACATCGGCGCTGGCTCTGGCAGCGGCCTTCAGCCGCCAGCCGGAAGTCATAGCAGCCTTTCAGCTGGCCCACAGCGGCAACATAAACGACGAAAATTCGCCGCAGGGGCAGGCTGCCCGCGACATGCTGCGCAAATCCATGGCACCCGCACTGGCAGGGTACGAAAACAGCACAGGCCGCAAAATGCAGCTGCACTACCACCTGCCCAACGGCCGCAGTCTGGTACGCCTGTGGCGTAAAAAACAAGTGCAGCGCAACGGAGTCTGGACTGATGTTTCCGACGATATCAGCAGCTTCCGCAACACCGTGCTGGATGTGAACCGCACCGGCAACCCCGTACAGGGCATTGAGCTGGGACGCGGCGGCTTTGTGGTGCGCGGGGTGGCTCCGGTCAAAGGGCCCGACGGCAAAGCGCTGGGATCCGTTGAAACACTGGTGCCCTTCGACCCCATTCTTGAAGCAAGTTCCGGCCATGGCACCAGCCTTTCTCTGTTCATGAACAAAGACCAGCTTTCCGTGGCCCGTTCTCTCAACGATCCGCAGAAGTATCCGCTGACCGGAGACAGCTTTGTGCTGGTAAGCGGGCACGACAACGCCGCACTGCTGGAAGATGTTGACACGCAGCTGCTCGAAGAGGGCAAAACAGGACTTGCCGTCAGACGCCACGGCACACAGGCTCTGGCCACGCACCCTGTGCGCGACTACCGCGGCCAACAGGTTGGCGTGCTGGTATGCGCTCTCGATCTTTCCGAATTCGTCGCCATAAAGGCATACTCCTCCAACATGCTGGCCGCCGCACTGGCTGTCATTCTGGTTCTTCCCGCAGTGGCTTCGTTCATACTGCTGCGCCGGTTCATCATCCGCCCTGTCAGCCTTATGGTTGATAAAATAAAAGACATTGCAGAAGACAGGGCCAATTTTGACGACCGGCTGCACGACAGCCAGAAAGACGAAATAGGCGACCTTGCCCGCTGGTTCAACACCCTGATGAACAAGCTGGGACTGATGATGACCGACATGCAGCGCTATGTGGACGTGCTCAATACGGTACCTGATCCCATTTTCGCCGTGGATGAAGAATACAACATCATCATGGCCAACAAAGCCACGCAGGACTTTCTGGGACTGGACACGAACAAGCTGAAAGACTGCAACTGCCATGACCAGTTCAGCACCGAAGTCTGCCAGACGGAACGGTGTCCCATTGAAATGGCCAAGAAAGTCAACGGGCCGGTAAAGGCCGACATCATGTCCATAGACCGCGACGGTCAGACGCTGTACGTCAAGCCTTCTGCCGATGTGCTGCGTGACGCGCAGGGACGCAAGATGGGCTATGTGGAAGTGGCCTCCAACGTGACCGACCTTGTGCATTCGCAAAACGCCATCGAAGAACAGCTCGCACGCATCAGCAAAGTGAATGAGGCCACACGCGAAGCGGCTTCACAGGTTACGGACACCACGCACCAGCTTTCCGGTGAATTCGAGCAGATCAATTCCGGCATACTGACCCAGCAGCAGCGCGTAACCGAAACCGCAACGGCCATGGAGCAGATGAACGCCACGGTGATGGAGGTGGCCAGAAACGCTTCCGCCGCCGCGCAGCAGACAGCCGATACCCGCGATCAGGCACTGGAAGGAGCCAGAATAGTGGGTGAATCTGTCAATGCCATACTGCGCGTGCAGCAACAGACGGCGGCACTTAAGGAAGTAATGCAGAACCTCGGCTCGCGGGCGGAAGGCATAGGACAGGTAATGACTGTCATACGCGACATAGCGGACCAGACAAACCTGCTGGCACTCAATGCAGCCATTGAAGCAGCCCGCGCGGGTGACGCCGGACGCGGGTTTGCCGTGGTGGCGGACGAGGTGCGCAAACTGGCCGAAAAAACCATGAGCGCTACCCACGAAGTGGGCGACGCCATCAGCGCCATTCAGGACGGTGCACAGGAATCCATCAGAAATGTGGACACCACCACGGAAATGGTGGGCAATGCCTCGCAGCTTGCGGAACAGTCAGGTGCCGCTCTGAACAAAATAGTGGAGCTGGTCAACCTTTCCTCATCGCAAGTGGACGCCATTGCCACTGCCGCCGAGGAACAGTCGGCGGCAAGCGAACAGATACGCAGCGCCATGGACGAGGTGAATCATATTGCCAACGAAGTGGCCGAACGCATGGGCGAATCCTCAAACTCCGTCCACAGCCTTTCGGAACTGGCTTCTCAGCTGGATATGCTGTCCAAAAGCTGA
- a CDS encoding amidohydrolase — MGTILLRNATILSMDSERRVFENGDVLVRDDRIAAVGAVDPAEADQADEVVDLTGRMVLPGLVNTHVHTSQQLERGLADDVDLLTWLHDRTWPFESALTEEDQYLSTLACGCELIRSGVTTFAEAGGQHMDATGRAVENLGLRARLCISSMDCGEGLPEGWVRPIQEVLAEQKGLYDRWHGKAGGRIGVWFGLRTIFNCSDELIVATKDMADTLQTGVHMHVAEIQEEVRFARQTRGASTVEHLGALGALGPNLLAVHHVWLTAKEVDLLALHDVKTSHNAAAAMRYLGFAPVPEMLRKGVAVSIGTDGAPSNNHMDMMSEMYLVSLIHKGRHLDPCAVTADKVLEMATVMGARCMLMDDSVGSLSEGMKADLMVVNPRDFGSLPVHDPVSALVGAMYSANVESSMCDGRWLMRDRKVLTVDMEGLLDEIQSRADAVRRRAGIELPPRFPVVRVR, encoded by the coding sequence ATGGGTACCATTCTTCTCCGCAATGCGACTATTCTTTCCATGGATTCGGAACGCCGTGTTTTTGAAAACGGCGATGTGCTGGTCAGAGACGACCGTATAGCCGCTGTGGGGGCAGTTGACCCCGCAGAGGCGGATCAGGCGGACGAGGTGGTGGACCTGACAGGGCGCATGGTGCTGCCCGGTCTGGTTAACACGCATGTGCACACATCGCAGCAGCTTGAGCGAGGTCTTGCGGATGACGTGGATCTGCTTACCTGGCTGCACGACCGTACATGGCCCTTTGAAAGTGCACTTACAGAGGAAGACCAGTACCTTTCGACCCTTGCCTGCGGTTGCGAACTTATCCGCTCGGGCGTGACCACGTTTGCAGAGGCGGGCGGGCAGCATATGGACGCCACCGGCCGCGCTGTGGAAAATCTGGGGCTGCGCGCCCGTCTGTGCATTTCAAGCATGGACTGCGGCGAAGGGCTGCCTGAAGGGTGGGTGCGCCCCATACAGGAGGTGCTGGCAGAGCAGAAGGGATTGTATGACCGCTGGCACGGCAAGGCCGGCGGCCGTATCGGAGTATGGTTCGGCCTGCGTACCATTTTCAACTGCTCCGATGAACTGATTGTGGCCACCAAGGATATGGCAGACACCCTGCAGACCGGTGTGCATATGCATGTGGCCGAAATTCAGGAAGAAGTCCGTTTTGCCCGGCAGACCCGCGGTGCCTCGACAGTGGAACATCTGGGTGCGCTGGGCGCGCTGGGACCCAATCTGCTGGCCGTGCATCATGTATGGCTTACCGCAAAAGAAGTGGACCTGCTGGCGCTGCATGATGTGAAAACATCGCACAACGCCGCTGCCGCCATGCGGTATCTGGGCTTTGCTCCGGTGCCGGAAATGCTGCGCAAGGGCGTGGCCGTCTCCATAGGCACGGACGGGGCACCCAGCAACAACCATATGGACATGATGAGTGAAATGTACCTTGTTTCGCTGATCCATAAAGGACGGCACCTTGACCCGTGTGCCGTAACGGCGGACAAGGTGCTTGAAATGGCCACCGTCATGGGGGCCCGCTGTATGCTGATGGATGATTCCGTAGGCTCGCTGAGCGAAGGCATGAAGGCCGACCTGATGGTGGTGAATCCGCGCGACTTCGGGTCATTGCCGGTGCACGACCCTGTGTCGGCGCTGGTGGGCGCCATGTATTCCGCCAATGTGGAATCGTCCATGTGTGACGGCCGCTGGCTGATGCGTGACAGAAAGGTGCTGACCGTGGATATGGAAGGGCTGCTGGACGAAATACAGTCCAGAGCCGATGCCGTGCGCAGACGGGCCGGTATTGAGCTGCCGCCCCGTTTTCCCGTGGTCAGAGTGCGGTAG
- a CDS encoding nucleobase:cation symporter-2 family protein, with protein sequence MSRNTELHLTVGVDEPVSPLKAFALGLQHVLAMDVYIAPFVMAGLLSLSVPETATFIQMTFVAAGLATLIQAGFGIRLPVMQGPSYVPIGALAAIGNSLGLGAMFGSLLPGALVMTLLGKPLRVFSKIVRFFIPPLVGGTVIVIVGIALMPVALKGCYGYFGDPAHNAVVALVSAAVLVVLTVAGSRPGRFNQVVRMGSVVFSMAAGTLTAAAFGMVNFDSVAAAPWLALPVIFPYGTPHIDVSAALTLVFIYLVVLVETTGTWFAVEAVTGSRLDDERINGGTFGEGVGCFLGAMLGGTPVTGYSTNAGIIAITGVASRWAIMAGGGILLVLGMVPKLMNVIASIPGPVISGVFAVICVVIAMNGFRVVRTVTLSERNMLVMGLPILLTLAAVFMPAELRDRLPALVRYLVESGIAVGAVSAVVLNLILPKDAE encoded by the coding sequence ATGAGCCGCAATACCGAACTGCACCTTACGGTAGGTGTGGATGAGCCTGTTTCCCCCCTGAAAGCGTTTGCACTGGGCCTGCAGCATGTGCTTGCCATGGATGTGTATATCGCTCCTTTTGTCATGGCCGGGCTGCTTTCGCTTTCCGTGCCGGAAACCGCAACTTTCATTCAGATGACCTTTGTGGCTGCGGGGCTGGCCACACTTATCCAGGCGGGGTTCGGCATCCGCCTGCCTGTCATGCAGGGACCTTCCTATGTGCCCATCGGGGCGCTGGCCGCCATAGGCAATTCTCTGGGGCTGGGCGCCATGTTCGGTTCTCTGCTGCCGGGGGCGCTTGTCATGACATTGCTCGGCAAACCGCTGCGTGTGTTCAGCAAGATTGTGCGTTTTTTCATTCCGCCGCTTGTGGGGGGCACTGTCATTGTCATTGTGGGCATTGCGCTTATGCCTGTGGCACTCAAGGGGTGCTACGGATATTTCGGCGATCCTGCGCATAATGCCGTCGTGGCGCTGGTGTCCGCTGCGGTGCTGGTGGTGCTCACTGTTGCCGGTTCGCGTCCCGGCAGATTTAATCAGGTGGTGCGCATGGGGTCTGTTGTTTTCAGCATGGCAGCAGGAACCCTTACCGCCGCCGCCTTCGGCATGGTGAATTTTGACAGCGTGGCCGCCGCCCCGTGGCTGGCGCTGCCTGTTATCTTTCCCTACGGTACTCCGCATATCGACGTCTCCGCCGCGCTGACACTGGTGTTCATATACCTTGTGGTGCTGGTGGAAACCACGGGAACGTGGTTTGCCGTGGAGGCGGTGACAGGTTCGCGTCTGGATGATGAACGGATAAACGGCGGAACCTTCGGCGAAGGCGTGGGCTGTTTTCTGGGTGCCATGCTGGGCGGCACGCCTGTGACAGGCTATTCCACCAATGCGGGCATCATTGCCATTACCGGCGTTGCCAGCCGCTGGGCCATCATGGCGGGCGGAGGAATTCTGCTGGTGCTGGGCATGGTGCCCAAGCTGATGAACGTCATTGCCAGTATTCCCGGACCGGTCATCAGCGGTGTTTTTGCCGTCATCTGCGTGGTCATTGCCATGAACGGTTTCCGCGTGGTGCGTACCGTCACGCTTTCCGAACGTAACATGCTGGTTATGGGGCTGCCCATTCTGCTTACGCTGGCCGCTGTTTTCATGCCTGCCGAACTGCGTGACCGTCTGCCCGCGCTGGTCCGTTATCTTGTGGAATCCGGCATCGCCGTGGGCGCGGTTTCCGCTGTCGTTCTCAATCTCATCCTGCCTAAGGACGCAGAATAA
- a CDS encoding HlyD family secretion protein gives MPFRLSPATIIPVLVTVTAVFLFMPQREEPAGVFQGYVEGEYVYVGAGAGGRLERLPVRRGDHVLAGDVLFALEEGQEGPAVREAEHNVRNALEKLEDLKKGQRPSELRAIEARLRQADAARELAGDVLTRRDALFKEGTISREELDRARTQLDETAAKVRQIRAELATARMGGREDAIRAAQAQAQAAQARLQQVRWQLDEKIQRAPAAAVVHDTLYRTGEWVPAGTPVVTLLPPQNIKVRFFVPQPLAGRIRTGDKAVVHVDGGGAPVTMCVSYIADNAEYTPPVIYSSRQRAKLVFMMEASACAAPAAATPDRTPQHLPAVQDHPAALHPGQPVDVLIPSLRTGPAQSQGSASGQE, from the coding sequence ATGCCTTTCAGACTCTCCCCCGCCACCATCATACCGGTCCTGGTCACCGTCACGGCGGTTTTTCTTTTCATGCCGCAACGGGAAGAACCGGCAGGGGTCTTTCAGGGGTATGTGGAAGGCGAATATGTATATGTGGGCGCCGGTGCCGGAGGCAGGTTGGAACGCCTGCCCGTACGCCGCGGCGACCATGTGCTTGCCGGTGACGTGCTGTTTGCGCTGGAAGAAGGACAGGAAGGACCGGCCGTGCGCGAGGCCGAACATAACGTGCGCAACGCTCTGGAAAAACTTGAAGACCTGAAAAAAGGCCAGCGCCCCAGCGAACTGAGGGCCATTGAGGCCCGCCTGCGTCAGGCCGATGCCGCCCGCGAACTGGCCGGTGATGTGCTTACCCGCCGCGATGCACTGTTCAAGGAAGGCACCATTTCGCGCGAAGAACTGGACCGTGCCCGCACGCAGCTGGATGAGACAGCCGCAAAGGTGCGCCAGATACGGGCCGAACTGGCCACAGCCCGCATGGGAGGACGTGAAGACGCCATACGCGCAGCGCAGGCGCAGGCGCAGGCGGCACAGGCCCGTCTGCAGCAGGTGCGCTGGCAGCTGGACGAAAAAATCCAGCGCGCACCGGCTGCCGCTGTGGTGCACGACACACTGTACCGCACCGGTGAATGGGTACCCGCGGGCACACCGGTGGTCACGCTGCTGCCGCCGCAAAATATCAAGGTGCGCTTTTTTGTCCCGCAGCCGCTGGCCGGCCGCATCCGCACGGGCGACAAGGCCGTGGTGCATGTGGACGGCGGCGGAGCACCGGTCACCATGTGCGTCAGCTACATTGCAGACAATGCCGAATACACGCCACCGGTCATCTATTCCAGCAGGCAGCGGGCCAAGCTGGTATTCATGATGGAAGCTTCGGCCTGTGCCGCGCCCGCCGCCGCAACACCGGACCGCACGCCGCAGCATCTGCCCGCCGTGCAGGACCATCCTGCCGCACTGCATCCCGGTCAGCCTGTGGATGTTCTGATTCCCTCGCTGCGTACCGGACCCGCGCAGTCTCAGGGCTCCGCTTCCGGACAGGAATAG